From the genome of Chroicocephalus ridibundus chromosome 1, bChrRid1.1, whole genome shotgun sequence, one region includes:
- the SOWAHC gene encoding ankyrin repeat domain-containing protein SOWAHC, with translation MPPPPPGGGARVAAAPPQQQQAAAGRAAARGDGAGAVMAEPAELRQESVVGFLAARGGRARNAELLEHFRDWLSPSEPGRRAAARHRFKELVNAVATVRQEPGTGVKYVHLRRRYCAPETPAAALSPGEEAAAAAVGDSAERPSPPPSPRAGAEEAPPPPPSAGEDAGGSRPQPAAQRGEPPRPSAAAGGGQRKSSRRGPPPGRGGGGGGGGGEEAAVAAGPGRPPPPPVEEVGAAEVAPGAAAGSGRRGLREAARGGSPQLKRGALPGGGRGRGGDSDSASVASSSAEEEGSTTGAVALDPLEHAWMLSASDGRWESLEGLLSCEPALLCKRDFITGFTVLHWAAKHGRQELLATLVNFAQRHQLPVDINARTSGGHTALHIAAMHGHAEVVKLLVGAYDADVDIRDYSGRKAAQYLHQGTSGDMRSLVGALEEEEEEGAAGNGSGRWRLSKVLPSNLMSYRLSHHHHHHHSTGEEAEGTEGAAVPGKGKEMTRKGSGSGRMKPRLNKIRFRTQIIHNTPSFRGDTEEEEHEEKSLKASFKLRPKSNVFG, from the coding sequence atgccgccgccgccgccgggaggagGGGCTCGGGTAGCGGCGGCTccgccgcagcagcagcaagcagcagcgGGAAGAGCGGCGGCGCGAGGCGATGGGGCAGGAGCGGTGATGGCGGAACCGGCGGAGCTGCGGCAGGAGTCGGTGGTGGGGTTCCTggcggcccggggcgggcgggcgcgcaaCGCGGAGCTGCTGGAGCATTTCCGGGACTGGCTCAGCCCCTCGGagcccggccgccgcgccgccgcccggcaccGCTTCAAGGAGCTGGTCAACGCCGTGGCCACCGTGCGCCAGGAGCCCGGCACCGGCGTCAAGTACGTGCACCTCCGCCGCCGGTACTGCGCCCCGGagacccccgccgccgccctgagccccggggaggaggcggcggcggcggcggtgggggacAGCGCGGAGCGGCCgagcccgccgccctccccgcgggCGGGCGCTGAGGaggcgccgccgccaccgccgtcGGCGGGCGAGGATGCCGGCGGCAGTCGCCCTCAGCCCGCGGCGCAGCGGGGCGAGCCGCCCCggccgagcgcggcggcgggcggaggccaGCGAAAAAGCTCCCGGCGTGGGCCGCCGCCCGGGcgcggcggaggaggcggcggcggcggcggcgaggaggctGCGGTagcggcgggcccggggcggcctCCCCCTCCGCCGGTGGAGGAGGTGGGGGCGGCGGAGGTcgcccccggggcggcggcggggagcggccgcaGGGGCCTgcgggaggcggcgcggggcggctcGCCCCAGCTGAAGCGCggagccctgcccggggggggccgcggccgcggCGGCGACTCGGACAGCGCCTCGGTGGCCTCGTCGTCCGCCGAGGAGGAGGGGAGCACCACCGGCGCCGTGGCCCTGGACCCCTTGGAGCACGCCTGGATGCTGTCGGCCTCGGACGGTCGGtgggagagcctggaggggctGCTGAGCTGCGAGCCGGCGCTGCTCTGCAAGCGGGACTTCATCACTGGCTTCACGGTGTTGCACTGGGCCGCCAAGCACgggcggcaggagctgctggccacactggtcAACTTCGCCCAGCGGCACCAGCTGCCCGTGGACATCAACGCTCGCACCAGCGGCGGGCACACCGCACTGCACATCGCCGCCATGCACGGCCACGCCGAAGTGGTGAAGCTGCTGGTAGGAGCCTACGACGCCGACGTGGACATCCGTGACTACAGCGGGCGCAAGGCTGCGCAGTACCTGCACCAGGGCACCTCAGGGGACATGCGGAGCCTCGTGGGggccctggaggaggaggaggaggaaggggctgccGGCAATGGGAGCGGGCGCTGGAGGCTCTCCAAGGTGTTGCCTTCCAACCTCATGAGCTACCGtctctcccaccaccaccaccaccatcacagcACTGGGGAGGAAGCTGAGGGCACCGAAGGGGCAGCAGTGCCAGGCAAGGGCAAGGAGATGACCAGGAAAGGCTCCGGCAGCGGGCGGATGAAGCCTCGGCTTAATAAGATCCGCTTCAGGACTCAGATCATCCACAACACACCCTCCTTTCGCGGTGACACTGAGGAAGAAGAGCATGAGGAGAAATCCCTGAAAGCGTCGTTCAAGCTCAGGCCAAAGTCCAATGTCTTTGGATAA